A genomic stretch from Fusarium musae strain F31 chromosome 9, whole genome shotgun sequence includes:
- a CDS encoding hypothetical protein (EggNog:ENOG41), whose protein sequence is MAIPPILKKIGQKLSPPPSTSEDGRDQWNSRASFLLAAMGGCAGMGNLIRYPSQVYNNNGLQWFIPYLMCVFLIAIPALILEVSIGQAYRGGSVVAFNNINHRLKGLGFSLLYIGFMVSPYFVVNLSWIMIYFRNSFQSPLPWEGRAEEYYYQDVVQNVDAIPGNKTSSGVIDYVKYPGTALIGETVGWTAFVWFLVWISIFRGIGQTGRVVYFTMGLPVVLTIILVGRSVSLPNAGRGVKLYFGEWNGEKLGSGEIWQTAAGQVFFSTGVGFGYFSSYASYNQKHANAVMDSCLIVGSNVLFEGFAAFAAFGVVGYLDMMPVPGERIGAFTIGFLTLPTAITQLPGSSFWAFALFFTLVVLGYSSAFAMVDAVVTLVMDTKPKIRREWVVTGLVIISFLISLPFCTQFGYALLTGVDRWINDVALVFVVFGECAFSTTFYRWRDVAGQVGKPAFFIWNFGYFGGMVLGVAVAHAVQAEAGAGVGFGIFIICSIVSCAIGKTPDELPPALTFTEDKGFVRRFTGRSPAMSKLLDNVFVTRFWYMAFYSGQQLRRDLNVIVATGKNWSIPAFWPILLRFISAPVLAIIYGFAYPAFYELRDDPLHILGFGLAHICLVLIGLGVLVPRWYNTIIPPDRREEGKLPYAPNVLLDGEEPRRTDSMETGEGLAGSEGGESEEKKGQSVM, encoded by the exons atggcgatCCCACCAATTCTCAAAAAGATCGGCCAAAAGCTCTCACctccaccatcaacatctgaAGATGGCCGTGATCAATGGAATTCGAGAGCTTCCTTCTTACTTGCGGCCATGGGAGGCTGCGCCGGTATGGGAAACCTAATTCGGTACCCTTCACAGGTGTACAACAACAACGGCCTCCAGTGGTTCATTCCATATCTCATGTGTGTCTTCCTGATCGCCATCCCAGCCTTGATTCTCGAAGTCAGCATTGGTCAAGCGTACCGTGGAGGGTCTGTCGTTgctttcaacaacatcaaccacCGTCTCAAGGGTCTCGGCTTCAGTCTTCTATACATCGGCTTTATGGTCAGTCCGTACTTCGTCGTCAATCTGTCCTGGATCATGATCTACTTCCGGAACTCGTTCCAGAGTCCTCTGCCTTGGGAGGGACGTGCTGAGGAATACTACTACCAAGACGTAGTTCAGAATGTCGATGCGATTCCCGGTAACAAGACGTCGAGCGGTGTTATAGACTACGTCAAATACCCTGGCACTGCCCTTATTGGAGAGACTGTTGGATGGACTGCATTCGTTTGGTTCCTTGTATGGATCTCCATCTTCCGCGGTATTGGCCAGACAGGTCGTGTTGTCTATTTCACTATGGGTCTACCTGTTGTCTTGACTATCATCCTTGTCGGTCGGTCTGTCTCGCTTCCTAACGCTGGCCGCGGCGTGAAGCTGTATTTTGGAGAGTGGAACGGCGAGAAGCTGGGGTCTGGTGAAATCTGGCAGACTGCAGCTGGTcaggtcttcttctcaactggTGTCGGTTTTGGCTATTTCAGTTCTTATGCCTCTTACAACCAGAAGCATGCCAATGCTGTCATGGACTCGTGTCTCATCGTTGGCAGCAATGTCCTCTTTGAGGGATTTGCCGCATTTGCTGCGTTCGGAGTCGTTGGATACCTGGATATGATGCCAGTCCCTGGCGAACGAATTGGTGCATTTACCATTGGATTCTTGACGCTCCCCACGGCTATCACTCAGCTTCCTGGATCATCATTTTGGGCCTTTGCACTCTTCTTTACCCTGGTGGTTCTGGGTTATAGCTCCGCGTTTGCCATGGTTGATGCCGTGGTAACGCTTGTTATGGACACCAAACCCAAAATTCGTCGCGAGTGGGTAGTCACAGGCCTTGTGATTATCTCATTCCTTATTTCACTCCCTTTCTGCACCCAGTTTGGATATGCTCTTCTCACTGGAGTTGACCGGTGGATCAACGATGTTGCTCTGGTGTTCGTTGTGTTTGGTGAATGTGCATTCTCCACGACCTTCTACCGTTGGAGAGATGTTGCAGGACAGGTGGGAAAGCCAGCCTTTTTCATTTGGAACTTTGGGTACTTTGGAGGCATGGTTCTCGGAGTTGCTGTTGCCCATGCGGTTCAAGCTGAAGCGGGTGCTGGAGTTGGCtttggcatcttcatcatctgctcGATCGTCTCTTGTGCAATTGGCAAGACTCCTGACGAACTTCCGCCTGCCTTGACCTTTACCGAGGATAAGGGGTTTGTTCGCCGATTTACCGGCAGAAGTCCTGCCATGTCAAAGCTCTTGGACAATGTCTTTGTGACACGCTTCTGGTACATGGCCTTTTACTCT GGCCAGCAACTTCGACGAGATCTCAACGTTATTGTCGCAACTGGAAAGAACTGGAGTATTCCCGCCTTTTGGCCAATCCTCCTGCGCTTCATCTCGGCGCCTGTGCTCGCCATCATCTACGGCTTTGCCTATCCCGCTTTCTACGAGCTCCGTGATGATCCCCTACACATTCTTGGCTTCGGTCTTGCCCATATCTGCTTGGTATTGATTGGACTGGGAGTCCTCGTGCCCCGCTGGTACAACACAATTATCCCTCCCGACCGACGCGAGGAAGGCAAGCTGCCGTATGCTCCCAATGTTCTTTTGGACGGCGAAGAGCCTCGAAGAACTGATTCGATGGAGACTGGCGAAGGACTTGCAGGCTCCGAAGGCGGTGAAagcgaagaaaagaagggacAGAGTGTGATGTAG
- a CDS encoding hypothetical protein (EggNog:ENOG41), translating into MANRPSHSRTNSGTDHRPTQPSALRQALNAHDRNESESPTAEGSTTPTSIPVASPADSPGHPPGATINEIFANETTPLIDGNNQRLNTRRGSVHPAHPGVCSHGTFSPRPMSPTLTMRSTDEDGSETAGSGTHIPVLDSAITTIVGHEDWKRWLKKRMRTKTMGHSSMLAEQAGFEDTAFMYLAYYVPCLNWMRQYKLSYLRGDLVAAITMASFYLPMALSLAANLAHVPPIHGLYAFVFNPFIYALLGSCPQMVVGPEAAGSLLVGTVVKQNVGSGEDEDNDLLHAQICGIVAGMAGAMVLIAGLARLGFMDSVLSRPFLRGFISAIGFVIAVDQLIPELGLAELADDAGVSHGSPVEKIRFMINNIHEAHGLTFAIAGISFLVIMICRELKNRLQPRYPGVAYIPDRFVVVVVSAILCWRLDWENQGVEILGTVKAANGQLLAFQWPFKLEHMPHIRSAMATSFLIALLGFFESSVAAKSLGSSETIQGIQLSANREMIALGIANMVGGCFMSLPAFGGYGRSKVNKSTGGKSPASSMFLSIISLLSIFFLLPYFYYLPKPVLSAMISVVAYSLIEEAPHDISFFLKIRGWTELGLMAVIFLATMFYSLTLGMAFGVGLSMLMVIKHSTRPRIQILGRIPGTNRFENAEGDKASLEFIEGCLIVKIPEPLTFANTGELKSRLRRLELYGTSKAHPALPRLRSTDMNRNVIFDIHGVTSMDGSGTQVLTEIVRNYHDRGVRVYFSRCPVRKDHPVWRLMLSSGIVEMAGERHFVNDVEEALRLTEYEESIAGESSRAQEP; encoded by the exons ATGGCCAACCGACCTTCCCACAGTCGTACCAACTCGGGGACCGATCACCGTCCTACTCAGCCCAGTGCTCTCCGTCAAGCTCTGAACGCTCATGATCGAAACGAGAGCGAAAGCCCTACCGCAGAAGGTTCCACGACTCCCACGAGCATCCCAGTCGCATCACCTGCAGATTCGCCAGGACATCCCCCGGGAGCTACAATAAACGAGATATTCGCGAACGAAACAACGCCTCTAATCGACGGGAACAACCAGCGTTTAAACACACGCCGAGGAAGCGTTCACCCTGCCCACCCTGGTGTCTGCAGCCATGGCACTTTCAGTCCGCGACCCATGAGTCCGACCTTGACTATGAGGAGCACCGATGAAGATGGTAGCGAGACTGCAGGCTCGGGCACACATATTCCTGTATTAGACAGTGCAATTACGACAATCGTGGGCCATGAAGACTGGAAGAggtggttgaagaagagaatgcGAACAAAGACAATGGGCCATAGCAGTATGCTGGCTGAACAAGCTGGTTTCGAGGATACGGCATTCAT GTATCTTGCGTACTATGTCCCCTGCTTGAACTGGATGCGCCAGTACAAGCTCTCATATCTTCGTGGCGATCTTGTTGCGGCCATTACCATGGCTTCGTTCTACCTACCAATGGCCCTCTCCCTCGCTGCGAATCTCGCCCACGTCCCGCCGATTCACGGTCTCTACGCTTTCGTCTTCAATCCCTTTATCTACGCCCTTCTGGGATCCTGCCCACAGATGGTAGTCGGCCCTGAAGCTGCCGGCTCGCTTCTTGTGGGAACTGTTGTCAAACAAAATGTTGGTTCtggagaagacgaagacaatGACTTGTTGCATGCGCAAATCTGTGGAATTGTCGCTGGCATGGCTGGTGCTATGGTACTCATCGCCGGCCTTGCGCGACTGGGTTTCATGGACAGTGTTCTCAGCAGGCCTTTTCTCCGTGGTTTTATCAGCGCAATCGGTTTCGTCATTGCCGTTGACCAGTTGATTCCTGAGTTAGGACTCGCTGAACTGGCTGACGATGCTGGTGTAAGCCACGGCAGTCCCGTCGAGAAGATTAGGTTCATGATTAACAATATTCACGAAGCGCATGGTTTGACGTTTGCCATCGCCGGAATTAGCTTCCTGGTCATCATGATCTGCCG TGAACTCAAGAATCGTCTTCAGCCTCGATATCCAGGCGTTGCCTATATCCCGGATCGTTTTGTGGTCGTTGTTGTATCTGCAATTCTTTGCTGGCGCCTTGATTGGGAGAACCAGGGAGTTGAGATTCTAGGAACAGTCAAGGCCGCCAACGGCCAGCTTCTTGCCTTCCAATGGCCTTTCAAGCTCGAGCATATGCCACACATTCGAAGTGCCATGGCCACGTCCTTCCTCATTGCACTTCTTGGATTTTTCGAATCCTCGGTAGCTGCAAAGAGTCTGGGCTCAAGTGAGACTATCCAGGGTATTCAGTTGAGTGCCAACAGAGAAATGATTGCGCTCGGTATCGCCAATATGGTTGGTGGGTGTTTCATGAGCCTCCCAGCCTTTGGCGGATATGGACGAAGCAAGGTGAATAAGAGCACCGGAGGCAAGAGTCCCGCCAGCTCCATGTTTCTGAGCATCATCTCTCTGctatccatcttcttccttctgcCCTACTTTTACTACCTGCCA AAACCTGTCCTGTCAGCAATGATCTCTGTCGTCGCCTACTCGCTGATAGAAGAGGCGCCCCATGACAttagcttcttcttgaagatccGTGGCTGGACTGAGCTGGGTCTTATGGCTGTTATCTTCCTTGCAACCATGTTCTACTCTCTCACGCTTGGTATGGCATTCGGTGTAGGATTGTCGATGCTTATGGTTATCAAGCATAGTACGCGACCACGCATCCAGATCCTGGGTCGAATTCCGGGGACGAATCGATTTGAGAACGCGGAAGGCGACAAGGCGAGTCTTGAATTCATTGAGGGTTGTCTCATCGTCAAGATTCCAGAGCCTTTGACTTTCGCCAATACAGGAGAGCTCAAGTCCCGACTTCGTCGACTGGAGCTCTATGGTACATCGAAAGCACATCCCGCTCTGCCTCGCCTTCGCAGTACCGACATGAACCGAAACGTCATATTTGATATCCACGGTGTAACTTCCATGGATGGATCTGGTACGCAGGTTCTGACTGAGATCGTGCGTAACTACCACGATCGAGGAGTGCGGGTGTACTTTTCTCGATGCCCAGTTCGCAAAGACCACCCTGTATGGCGATTAATGTTAAGCAGCGGCATTGTGGAAATGGCTGGCGAGAGACACTTTGTAAATGACGTGGAAGAGGCATTGCGTTTGACAGAATACGAAGAAAGCATTGCTGGTGAGTCGAGCCGGGCGCAAGAGCCTTAG
- a CDS encoding hypothetical protein (EggNog:ENOG41~CAZy:GH128), with amino-acid sequence MALSKHLLTLMLAGLSYATHDHKRGLCFVPDTEKPQDDKIWVQNGSDITWYYNYGYKPSAVYKDVPQDQFEFVPMMWGVGSDSSDTTFLQNVKSLMEDGINITHVLGFNEPDAGNDVGGSNLDPKVAAEAWVANFEPLGEMGVKLGLPACTGGWGSMPWLKQFLGNCSAIKSQGGPKTNCTWDYLPVHWYDNFEGLASHIGERLAEWPNSTIWVTEYAYAHQDPQPTEQFFKQTLKWFDESKFIGRYTYFGAFRSDVSNVGPNAALLSNSGGLTTIGAQYLGLNTTGENNASHSKASLPSAGLLAVVLAVVVKTIL; translated from the exons ATGGCTCTGTCAAAGCATCTCTTGACTCTCATGCTTGCCGGTCTCTCATACGCCACCCACGATCATAAGAGAGGGCTTTGCTTCGTTCCCGACACCGAGAAGCCCCAGGACGACAAAATCTGGGTCCAGAACGGCAGCGATATCACTTGGTACTACAACTATGGATACAAGCCCTCTGCTGTATATAAAGATGTTCCTCAAGACCAATTCGAGTTCGTACCAATGATGTGGGGTGTAGGATCCGACTCAAGCGATACGACGTTCCTTCAAAATGTCAAGAGCCTCATGGAAGacggcatcaacatcacacaTGTCCTGGGATTTAACGAACCCGATGCTGGTAACGATGTCGGTGGAAGCAATCTCGACCCCAAGGTCGCTGCCGAGGCTTGGGTTGCGAACTTTGAACCACTGGGTGAGATGGGTGTAAAGTTGGGTCTCCCTGCTTGCACCGGTGGATGGGGCAGTATGCCATGGCTAAAGCAGTTCTTGGGAAATTGTTCCGCGATCAAGAGCCAAGGGGGGCCTAAGACAAACTGCACCTGGGACTATCTTCCTGTGCATTGGTACGACAACTTCGAGGGTCTTGCGTCTCACATCGGTGAACGCCTTGCCGA ATGGCCCAACTCTACTATATGGGTCACAGAATATGCCTACGCGCACCAAGACCCACAACCTACGGAACAATTTTTCAAGCAGACTCTCAAGTGGTTTGACGAGTCAAAATTCATTGGGAGATACACCTATTTCGGTGCCTTTCGCTCAGATGTATCCAATGTTGGACCCAATGCAGCCTTGCTCTCAAACAGTGGTGGTCTGACAACCATCGGTGCGCAATACCTGGGGCTGAATACAACTGGCGAGAACAATGCTTCGCATTCGAAAGCCAGTTTACCCAGCGCGGGCCTGTTGGCGGTGGTACTGGCTGTTGTGGTGAAAACAATTCTGTAG
- a CDS encoding hypothetical protein (EggNog:ENOG41) yields MAAEYPKHPFLLTIEETAQALDTSIDKGLTSQQVAEAQQKYPKNELDVGGTVPWYSILTKQLLNAMIIVLAFAMALSFGIKDYIEGGVLVFVIVLNVTIGFWQEYRAEKRMDALRALSSPSAMVLRDGKTQVISNPEVVPGDIVLLKMGDTVPADLRLFEAMNLACEEGQLTGESIPVEKITENNIAAPGTEKPVESEDEIGIGDRVNMAYATTVVRKGRGRGIVTATGMSTEVGKIAASTSKKTRKAGRSMNYKKYGKRQPFVGASKRTWDVIGKFLGLTEGTPLQRKLSALAYVLFGCAIILAIVVFAVNKFDMKNEVIIYATSLGIAIIPESLVAVLTITMVVAVTVMRKANVVVRDLSALEALGGVTNICSDKTGTLTEGAMIVRKAWIPSSHIYTVRDSQSPNDPTKGRVTYSKQSDEPEEKEAPRDYDRERSAAVLKFDVPDEKLNQNNAQPKKPVPEVECEMTDELKAFLLSSALCNLATVRYDDEEEKWQVTGEPTEIALQVFTHRFNSGKKTLEGEGWKQIAEFPFDSSIKRMSVIYDAPEGAMGSIIDTFNSMVFTKGAVERILDLCDYAGTGPDQQPMTDELKESVLEQMNSLASQGQRVLAIAYRPWDGRFTAKQASSPAEDEKLRTEVEQGLILLGLAGIYDPPRRETKPSIAECSNAGIRVHMLTGDHPETAKAIAKEVGIIPKNLSILPDHVAKSIVQKATDFDRMTDEEIDALEELPLVIARCAPDTKTRMIDALRRRGAFMAMTGDGVNDAPSLSRADVGIAMGSGSDVAKSASKIVLTDDKFNSIVAAIREGRRMFDNIQKFVLHLLTSNVGEVILLVCGLAFVDDSGFSVFPVSPLQIIWINMATSSFPAFGLGREQGAQDIMRKPPQDKKRGVFTNQIIIDMIVYGIIMGACTMCTFVIIVYGANGGNLGFECNQRYSEECIPVFKARAATFAELTWLILISAWEFKSLRRSVFRLNPDDDSKFPVFKDIYSNRFLFWSVIIGGLSVFPVVYIPVLNHKFFKHTGITWEWALAVGFTVVFVAGIELWKMTKRHFHLLEDAPVRRGVWGQGGEDGGRLARTMSLSSFKTWASFSRKDTGESLGKRSTSRGPTDRHIVPQGLAATEA; encoded by the exons ATGGCGGCCGAATACCCCAAGCACCCGTTTCTCCTCACAATCGAGGAGACGGCGCAAGCTCTCGACACCAGCATCGACAAGGGGCTTACCAGCCAACAAGTTGCTGAAGCTCAGCAAAAATATCCCAAGAATGAGCTAGATGTGGGCGGTACTGTGCCATGGTACAGTATTTTGACCAAGCAGCTGCTCAATGCCATGATCATC GTTCTTGCATTTGCCATGGCTCTGAGTTTCGGTATCAAAGACTACATCGAAGGTGGTGTGCTTGTATTTGTTATCGTCCTCAACGTCACCATTGGTTTCTGGCAAGAGTATCGCGCTGAGAAGCGCATGGATGCTCTCCGAgctctctcctctcccagTGCCATGGTTCTTCGCGATGGAAAGACTCAGGTTATTTCCAA CCCCGAAGTCGTTCCTGGTGACATCGTCCTCCTCAAGATGGGCGACACCGTCCCCGCCGATCTCCGCCTCTTTGAAGCCATGAACCTTGCTTGCGAGGAAGGCCAACTCACCGGCGAGTCGATCCCCGTCGAGAAGATTACCGAAAACAATATCGCCGCTCCCGGAACAGAGAAGCCTGTCGAGTCCGAGGATGAGATCGGTATTGGTGACCGTGTCAACATGGCATATGCCACCACCGTCGTCCGAAAGGGCCGTGGTCGCGGTATCGTCACTGCTACTGGTATGTCCACTGAGGTCGGTAAGATTGCTGCCTCTACTTCCAAGAAGACTCGCAAGGCTGGCCGATCCATGAACTACAAGAAGTATGGAAAGCGACAGCCCTTTGTTGGTGCTTCCAAGCGAACTTGGGATGTTATCGGCAAGTTCTTGGGCCTCACTGAGGGAACCCCTCTCCAGCGAAAGCTTTCCGCTCTTGCTTATGTCCTTTTCGGTTGTGCCATCATCCTCGCTATCGTCGTGTTTGCTGTCAACAAGTTCGACATGAAGAACGAGGTTATTATCTATGCTACTTCTCTGGGTATCGCTATTATCCCCGAGTCCTTGGTGGCTGTCTTGACTATCACCATGGTCGTTGCTGTTACTGTAATGCGCAAGGCCAACGTGGTTGTTCGAGATCTCTCCGCCCTCGAGGCTCTTGGAGGTGTTACCAACATTTGCTCCGACAAGACTGGCACTCTCACCGAAGGCGCCATGATTGTTCGCAAGGCTTGGATCCCCTCTTCTCACATCTACACTGTTCGCGACTCTCAGAGCCCCAACGATCCCACCAAGGGCCGAGTCACATACTCCAAGCAGAGCGATGAGCCcgaagagaaggaggccCCTCGTGACTACGATCGCGAGCGGAGTGCTGCTGTCCTCAAGTTTGATGTTCCcgatgagaagctcaaccagAACAATGCCCAACCCAAGAAGCCTGTGCCCGAGGTTGAGTGCGAGATGACTGATGAACTTAAAGCTTTCTTACTTTCTTCCGCTCTTTGCAATTTGGCTACTGTTCGatacgatgatgaagaggagaagtgGCAGGTTACCGGTGAGCCCACCGAAATTGCCCTCCAGGTCTTCACCCACCGCTTCAACTCTGGAAAGAAGACTCTTGAGGGTGAGGGCTGGAAGCAAATTGCCGAATTCCCCTTCGACAGCTCTATCAAGAGAATGTCCGTCATCTACGATGCCCCCGAGGGCGCCATGGGTTCCATTATCGACACTTTCAACTCAATGGTCTTCACCAAGGGTGCTGTCGAGCGTATCTTGGATCTCTGTGACTACGCCGGTACAGGACCTGACCAGCAGCCCATGActgatgagctcaaggagagTGTTCTTGAACAGATGAACAGTCTTGCTTCCCAGGGCCAGCGTGTCCTGGCTATCGCCTACCGGCCTTGGGATGGTCGTTTCACTGCCAAGCAAGCCTCTTCTCCCGCCGAGGACGAGAAGCTTCGAACCGAGGTCGAACAGGGTCTTatcctccttggtcttgctggtaTCTACGATCCTCCTCGCCGTGAAACCAAGCCCTCTATCGCCGAGTGTTCCAACGCTGGCATCCGAGTTCATATGCTTACTGGTGATCACCCGGAGACCGCTAAGGCCATCGCCAAGGAAGTCGGTATTATCCCCAAGAACCTCAGCATTCTGCCTGATCACGTCGCCAAGTCCATTGTTCAGAAGGCGACCGATTTTGATAGAATGACCGATGAAGAGATCGATGCTCTCGAGGAACTTCCCCTTGTTATTGCCCGTTGCGCTCCCGACACCAAAACCCGCATGATCGACGCTCTCCGTCGTCGTGGCGCCTTCATGGCTATgactggtgatggtgtcaaCGATGCCCCTTCTCTGTCTCGTGCCGACGTCGGTATTGCCATGGGTTCCGGTTCTGATGTGGCCAAGTCTGCCTCCAAGATCGTACTCACCGATGATAAGTTCAACTCCATCGTCGCTGCTATCCGTGAAGGTCGTCGCATGTTCGACAACATTCAGAAGTTCGTCCTCCATCTCCTGACTTCCAACGTTGGTGAGGTTATCCTCCTGGTTTGCGGTCTCGCTTTTGTCGACGACAGTGGCTTCTCTGTGTTCCCCGTCTCGCCTCTTCAAATTATCTGGATCAATATGGCTACTTCGTCGTTCCCTGCCTTCGGACTGGGTCGCGAGCAGGGTGCTCAGGACATCATGCGCAAGCCTCCACAGGACAAGAAGCGCGGTGTCTTTACCAACCAGATCATCATTGACATGATTGTTTACGGTATTATCATGGGTGCTTGCACAATGTGCACTtttgtcatcatcgtctaTGGTGCCAATGGCGGTAACCTCGGCTTCGAGTGCAACCAGCGATACTCTGAGGAGTGTATCCCCGTGTTCAAGGCTCGCGCTGCCACTTTTGCTGAACTGACATGGCTTATCCTCATCTCTGCTTGGGAGTTCAAGAGTCTGCGCCGCTCCGTCTTCCGCCTCAACCCTGACGACGACAGCAAGTTCCCCGTGTTCAAGGACATCTACTCCAACCGCTTCCTGTTCTGGTCCGTCATCATTGGTGGTCTGTCCGTCTTCCCTGTCGTCTACATTCCCGTCCTGAACcacaagttcttcaagcacACTGGCATCACTTGGGAGTGGGCCCTGGCTGTTGGCTTCACTGTTGTGTTCGTTGCCGGCATTGAGCTCTGGAAGATGACCAAGCGACACTTCCACCTTCTTGAGGACGCTCCTGTCCGCCGCGGTGTCTGGGGCCAGGGTGGTGAAGACGGTGGTCGCCTTGCTCGAACCATGTCTCTGTCCAGCTTCAAGACCTGGGCATCTTTCTCTCGAAAGGACACTGGCGAGTCTCTCGGAAAGCGAAGCACCTCTCGTGGACCTACCGATCGACACATTGTGCCTCAAGGCCTTGCAGCCACCGAGGCCTAA